From Populus trichocarpa isolate Nisqually-1 chromosome 19, P.trichocarpa_v4.1, whole genome shotgun sequence, a single genomic window includes:
- the LOC18108351 gene encoding uncharacterized protein LOC18108351 — translation MSKNSPRIIQGLLKLHYNHVSTSKPSPLTTPSLASRISTSFTRPYSNASSNFTPLNSQIPCFTSKPTSSNLGLSQFLSCTKPNSSFSKNGSFFYGVRQFSFKGSSDLGKRVDGNFAKKLLEKPATAVTSAFSRYREALGLQIDAFLKRNSLFLIGAGGVIICALLWRIMFGIANTFVSLSEGMAKYGFLALSSAIVAFSGLYIRSRITINPDKVYRMAMTKLNTSAGILEVMGAPLTGTVLRAYVMSGGGLVLKNFKPTVRSKRCFLIFPIQGSERKGLVSVEVKKKKGQYDMRLLAVDIPMASGPDQRLFLIGDEEEYKVGGGLISELRDPVVKAMAASKEFDDLDQIEEEEDAEKELQEAERKHREEIEKLEKGGS, via the exons ATGTCGAAAAACTCACCAAGAATCATCCAAGGTCTTCTCAAACTCCACTACAATCATGTTTCTACTTCCAAGCCCTCACCTTTAACCACTCCTTCTCTTGCCTCTAGAATTTCTACCTCTTTTACCAGACCTTACTCAAATGCCTCCTCAAATTTCACTCCTTTAAACTCTCAAATCCCATGTTTTACTTCAAAACCCACTTCTTCTAATCTGGGTTTATCTCAGTTTCTCTCCTGTACAAAACCCAATTCTTCATTTTCTAAAAATGGGAGTTTTTTCTATGGGGTGAGGCAGTTTTCTTTCAAAGGTTCTTCGGATTTGGGGAAAAGGGTTGATGGGAATTTTGCAAAAAAGCTTCTTGAGAAGCCGGCCACTGCTGTTACTTCTGCTTTCTCGAGGTACCGTGAAGCTTTAGGGTTGCAAATTGATGCCTTTTTAAAGAGGAATTCCTTGTTTTTGATCGGGGCAGGAGGAGTGATAATTTGTGCTTTGCTTTGGAGGATTATGTTTGGTATTGCTAATACTTTTGTTAGTCTATCTGAAGGCATGGCGAAGTATGGGTTTCTCGCCCTTTCATCTGCCATCGTTGCCTTTTCC GGCCTGTATATCCGCTCAAGAATTACAATCAATCCTGATAAAGTTTATAGAATGGCCATGACAAAGCTGAACACCTCAGCTGGGATTCTTGAGGTTATGGGTGCTCCTCTCACAGGAACAGTATTAAGAGCCTATGTGATGTCAGGAGGTGGACTTGTTCTAAAGAACTTCAAGCCAACTGTTAGGAGCAAGCGGTGTTTTCTCATCTTCCCAATACAAGGTTCTGAGAGAAAAGGTCTAGTCAGTGTTGAagttaagaagaagaaaggccAG TATGATATGAGGTTATTGGCTGTTGACATCCCCATGGCATCAGGACCTGATCAGCGATTATTTCTGATTGGAGACGAAGAAGAATACAAGGTTGGTGGTGGTTTGATATCTGAGCTGAGAGATCCTGTGGTGAAAGCAATGGCAGCAAGCAAGGAATTTGATGATCTTGATCAAATCGAGGAAGAGGAGGATGCTGAGAAGGAACTTCAGGAAGCTGAAAGAAAGCACCGTGAGGAAATTGAAAAGCTTGAAAAAGGTGGCTCCTAG